A section of the Cydia splendana chromosome 1, ilCydSple1.2, whole genome shotgun sequence genome encodes:
- the LOC134790590 gene encoding mediator of RNA polymerase II transcription subunit 24 has product MVQMETSKNTSKTSSLKALILKAWRERWTDIQWGINIKTIIPRGVSGDLYNLADCILQQAMVGCGANQLVISYLKHSLASHIVSYAAVIQRISKFDAFHKPHCILSLLEFLESFLDSITCRGKLEEEVIATAVSSIILWLLQVYHYSLSKYPSSNTIQSQELLEKSTALLSSIVSTDYLVAMFYLAKQNNPDEYNEVTKKCQEITAFMMMNTQFKAPVAIHETLQKVCNMDIDKIAPLNLKPEPVTHCLQALVAINILANPSADMQQLSTQLLMIKRIKGYSLGRLFCELIRACFISLNDSSKDASKQALWAAFTFLKVPQVISYLHSTCGTSNKEGDYSAETVEAFEKLLQSTPLLDIVDTKNSCNSIVSLLEPLVKLNVVTEQHLSYFSQKRENKDVKLQKLEPTGLQGSVPSFITRAEPTLAGILKTMSGDFHKMQEQLYAMLCQIVGGTSLTTILAVAAVEGKLKLFVSRLIRFNEFALHAASEKGASQSKVYIFDISFLILCSIVQDYGVDAVLEDNGDSFFEQWVRECMPQKGVHKSPDQIVQKCDPSVVDIFIHHLSAPDFDFKNTNLKPHELCMNVSRTVKEVLFAWEQGSLSAVDVKRMLDSLRQKMASLAVCATVWLCAYIDVVIQDAFLKPINMIQQLLTPPSEVELAQIDNFKERAILMCQIIRKMQYDIHPPSAPKNKNVTLPHTIISRQPILEQLQSAWEDVKTRGYLHIDATHIIERLLNTAGPVWFVTNLVKETLKFRYQEDLDRSVDIVLAMFHLDIEKCTEAMLLHVLPQYLYNAKLSEELVEPQSATLAKLAVYCVFAALEQSSSNKAQNTRKRRHEDADDMDAMVSSSKVRRLNDNSTDSSVYYMQGQSVPGMNMREPLASALETLYKSFSQLAGKNGDVTPQTQFILEFLVFVVQCGQDRAQVVLQKMPSELVPTLIKALPDSFNINLILRLHDLSTPYGRKDTARDLCLIRNMRLRPE; this is encoded by the coding sequence ATGGTGCAAATGGAGACGTCAAAGAACACTAGCAAAACTAGTTCACTCAAAGCTCTTATATTAAAAGCCTGGCGAGAACGATGGACTGACATTCAATGGGGAATAAACATCAAGACCATCATACCTCGAGGAGTCAGCGGTGATCTATACAACCTGGCGGATTGTATTCTCCAGCAAGCCATGGTCGGATGCGGAGCAAACCAGTTAGTAATATCTTATCTTAAACATTCTTTGGCATCGCACATAGTTTCCTATGCGGCTGTGATACAGAGAATCTCCAAGTTCGACGCATTTCACAAACCTCACTGTATTTTGAGCCTTTTGGAGTTTCTGGAAAGCTTCTTGGATAGTATAACCTGTCGGGGGAAACTGGAGGAAGAAGTAATAGCCACAGCTGTGTCATCCATAATACTGTGGCTTTTGCAAGTCTACCACTATTCTCTGAGTAAATATCCATCATCAAATACCATTCAAAGTCAAGAACTTCTGGAAAAATCAACAGCTCTTCTCAGCTCTATAGTAAGTACTGATTATTTAGTAGCTATGTTTTATCTAGCTAAACAAAACAACCCTGATGAATACAATGAGGTAACCAAGAAGTGCCAAGAGATTACAGCCTttatgatgatgaacacacagtTCAAAGCTCCAGTGGCGATTCATGAGACTTTACAAAAGGTTTGTAATATGGATATTGACAAAATAGCACCATTGAATCTCAAGCCCGAACCTGTCACTCATTGTTTGCAGGCGTTAGTTGCTATAAACATTTTGGCAAACCCTAGTGCTGACATGCAACAACTATCAACACAACTGCTTATGATAAAGAGGATCAAGGGATATTCCCTGGGCAGACTGTTTTGTGAGCTAATTCGAGCTTGCTTCATTTCTTTGAATGACTCCAGTAAAGATGCATCTAAACAAGCACTTTGGGCGGCATTCACATTTCTTAAAGTGCCACAAGTTATAAGTTACCTGCACAGCACATGTGGCACCAGCAACAAAGAAGGAGATTACTCTGCAGAAACTGTTGAAGCCTTTGAGAAACTACTGCAGTCAACTCCGCTATTGGATATAGTTGATACTAAAAACTCTTGTAACAGCATTGTGTCCTTATTGGAACCCTTGGTCAAACTAAATGTAGTGACTGAGCAACACCTGTCCTACTTTAGCCAAAAACGAGAAAACAAAGATGTAAAGTTGCAAAAATTAGAACCCACTGGCCTCCAGGGATCTGTGCCTTCATTCATTACACGGGCAGAACCTACTCTAGCTGGGATATTAAAGACAATGTCTGGAGATTTCCACAAAATGCAAGAGCAACTGTATGCCATGCTATGCCAGATAGTAGGTGGAACTTCTTTAACAACAATCTTGGCTGTTGCAGCAGTTGAAGGGAAGTTAAAGTTGTTTGTGTCGAGACTTATCAGATTTAATGAATTTGCTTTACATGCGGCTAGCGAGAAAGGTGCTTCTCAATCCAAGGtctatatttttgatatttcgTTTTTAATTCTATGTTCGATTGTGCAAGACTATGGTGTTGATGCAGTTTTAGAAGACAATGGAGACTCTTTCTTTGAACAGTGGGTCAGAGAATGTATGCCACAAAAAGGTGTCCACAAGTCACCCGATCAAATTGTGCAAAAATGTGATCCATCAGTTGTAGACATTTTTATTCACCACTTGAGTGCACCTGACTTTGATTTCAAAAATACCAATTTGAAACCTCATGAGCTCTGCATGAATGTGAGTCGAACTGTAAAAGAAGTATTATTTGCCTGGGAGCAAGGCTCATTATCTGCTGTGGATGTTAAGAGAATGTTGGATTCTTTAAGACAGAAAATGGCGTCACTAGCCGTATGTGCTACTGTTTGGCTGTGTGCCTATATTGATGTTGTTATCCAAGATGCTTTCTTGAAGCCAATAAACATGATACAGCAGTTATTGACTCCACCAAGTGAGGTAGAATTGGCCCAAATTGATAACTTTAAAGAGCGTGCTATTCTAATGTGCCAAATTATCAGAAAAATGCAGTATGACATTCATCCTCCATCTGCACCAAAGAACAAAAATGTGACTCTTCCTCACACAATTATTTCACGGCAGCCAATTTTGGAGCAATTGCAATCAGCCTGGGAGGACGTAAAAACGAGAGGCTATTTGCATATTGATGCCACACACATTATAGAACGCCTTCTGAATACTGCAGGACCTGTGTGGTTTGTTACGAATCTTGTAAAAGAAACATTGAAATTTAGGTACCAAGAAGACCTTGATAGGTCTGTGGATATAGTTCTTGCCATGTTCCATTTGGACATTGAAAAGTGTACAGAAGCTATGCTTTTACATGTCTTACCACAGTATTTATACAATGCAAAGTTATCTGAAGAACTAGTGGAGCCTCAATCTGCCACATTAGCCAAATTGGCAGTGTACTGTGTCTTTGCTGCACTTGAACAGAGCAGCTCAAATAAGGCTCAGAATACTAGAAAACGCCGTCATGAGGATGCTGATGATATGGATGCAATGGTCTCCTCAAGTAAAGTTCGGAGACTGAATGATAATAGTACGGATAGTTCTGTGTATTATATGCAGGGACAGAGTGTGCCTGGGATGAATATGAGAGAACCATTAGCATCTGCTTTGGAGACTTTGTATAAATCATTCTCGCAACTGGCTGGAAAAAATGGCGATGTGACTCCTCAGACGCAATTTATACTCGAGTTTTTGGTGTTTGTCGTGCAGTGTGGTCAAGACAGAGCACAGGTAGTATTGCAGAAAATGCCTAGTGAACTAGTTCCAACACTTATAAAGGCCCTTCCAGATAGTTTTAACATAAATTTGATTTTGAGATTACATGATTTGTCTACTCCTTATGGCAGAAAAGATACTGCCAGAGACTTATGTCTGATCAGAAATATGAGACTGAGGCCTGAATAA